In Paenibacillus sp. FSL R7-0345, a single window of DNA contains:
- a CDS encoding glycoside hydrolase family 43 protein, producing the protein MASAYLFVHFREKETPDGEQVYFGLSRDGFNWEQVNGCEPVLWSQKGDKGVRDHTIVRAQSGKFYILSTDLSLANNFNTKYQGQWQNIARSGSKHLVLWESGDLVNWSEERLVGLGDEDFGCLWAPEVFHDAGRDEYVIHFSAAHASNHFGDKAIFYTRTRDFISFDKPQLLCRKDGSGILLQHGETLTGAYTENMSFAAEMAKLTPGAYEGPTAFKLPDGKWCLMLDFYGVRGEGQGYVPFVADTLRGGRFVRSDEQFSFPYRFKHGTVLAITADEYERIRRHFS; encoded by the coding sequence ATGGCAAGCGCATATTTATTTGTACATTTCCGGGAGAAGGAGACGCCGGACGGGGAGCAGGTCTACTTCGGCCTCAGCAGGGACGGATTCAACTGGGAGCAGGTGAACGGCTGTGAACCGGTGCTGTGGAGCCAAAAGGGAGATAAAGGGGTGAGGGATCACACGATCGTCCGCGCACAATCGGGTAAATTTTATATCCTGTCTACCGACCTTAGCCTGGCAAATAACTTCAATACTAAGTATCAAGGGCAATGGCAGAATATCGCCCGCAGCGGGAGCAAGCATCTGGTACTCTGGGAATCCGGTGATCTGGTGAACTGGTCGGAGGAAAGACTGGTCGGGCTGGGCGATGAAGACTTCGGCTGCCTGTGGGCACCGGAAGTATTCCATGATGCGGGGCGGGATGAGTACGTCATTCATTTTAGCGCAGCCCATGCCTCCAATCATTTTGGGGACAAAGCAATCTTTTACACACGGACGAGGGATTTCATAAGCTTTGACAAGCCGCAGCTGCTGTGCAGGAAGGACGGGAGCGGCATTCTGCTTCAGCATGGGGAGACACTTACCGGAGCCTATACAGAGAATATGAGTTTTGCCGCAGAAATGGCTAAGCTTACGCCTGGTGCGTACGAAGGTCCTACCGCATTCAAGCTTCCGGACGGAAAATGGTGCCTGATGCTCGACTTTTACGGCGTGCGCGGCGAAGGACAGGGTTATGTTCCGTTTGTCGCCGACACGCTGCGAGGCGGGCGGTTTGTCCGCTCGGATGAGCAGTTCAGCTTTCCTTACCGCTTCAAGCACGGGACGGTGCTGGCCATTACGGCTGACGAATATGAGCGTATCCGGCGTCATTTTAGCTAG
- a CDS encoding glycosyl hydrolase family 28 protein: MDKLVVYTAPPDVPGKEDFAVYVRIPGEAWQQLFVYEVKVDMHNVRSASMAYFDMSGKVEVRVESLKQPVHEAVIRPLSVDLPFKQTDMELTFMLDRPQKLSIEINGERFSNLHLFVNPCERDAPDPQQDNVLLLQPAIHRTEDIYRLLAEAEGTDGRVRDTLYFAPGMHYIEETLLRIPSGITVYIAGGAVVAGSMVCDHVHDVSIRGRGIIRLSDFHRFSAFRGIRIRFSEHISVEGIITLDPPHYSIYIGKSRQVSIRNFKSFSTRGWSDGIDMMACTDIEIDDVFLRTSDDCIAIYGSRWDYYGSSSGIRVRNSILWADVAHPLMIGTHGDHHGDGDIIEDIVFENIDILEHHEPQTNYMGAMAINAGDKNTVRNVLYRNIRVEPFELGRLIDLRVVWNKDYNPVPGRRIEHICFENVSYNGSNAHPIQIYGYDDERTADHVSFKRLKVNGQTILLPEQGLLEVNEYVRGILFEE, translated from the coding sequence ATGGATAAACTAGTGGTTTACACTGCCCCGCCGGACGTACCCGGCAAGGAGGATTTTGCAGTATATGTGCGGATTCCCGGGGAAGCCTGGCAGCAGCTGTTTGTGTATGAGGTCAAGGTGGATATGCACAATGTGCGTTCTGCGTCTATGGCCTATTTTGATATGAGCGGGAAAGTGGAGGTACGGGTAGAGAGCCTGAAGCAGCCGGTTCATGAGGCGGTAATCCGTCCGCTGTCAGTGGACCTCCCTTTTAAGCAGACAGACATGGAATTGACCTTTATGCTGGACCGTCCGCAGAAGCTGTCGATCGAAATCAACGGGGAGCGGTTCAGTAATCTGCACCTGTTCGTTAACCCCTGTGAGAGGGATGCACCGGACCCGCAGCAGGATAACGTTCTCCTGCTGCAGCCGGCCATCCACCGGACAGAGGATATCTACCGTCTGCTGGCAGAAGCTGAGGGAACTGACGGGCGGGTGCGGGATACGCTGTATTTTGCACCGGGCATGCATTATATCGAGGAGACGCTGCTAAGGATTCCATCCGGGATAACGGTCTATATTGCCGGCGGCGCCGTTGTGGCAGGCTCCATGGTCTGCGATCACGTTCATGATGTTTCCATACGCGGAAGGGGGATTATTCGCCTGTCTGACTTTCACCGGTTCTCGGCCTTCCGCGGCATCCGGATTAGGTTCTCTGAGCATATCTCGGTTGAAGGCATTATTACGCTGGACCCGCCTCATTACAGCATTTATATAGGCAAATCGCGGCAGGTGTCCATCCGGAATTTCAAATCCTTCAGCACCCGGGGCTGGTCGGACGGCATTGATATGATGGCCTGCACCGATATTGAGATTGATGATGTCTTCCTGCGCACCTCGGATGACTGCATAGCGATCTACGGCTCACGCTGGGATTATTACGGGAGCAGCAGCGGCATCCGGGTGCGTAATTCCATCCTCTGGGCGGATGTCGCCCATCCGCTGATGATCGGCACCCACGGTGACCATCACGGGGACGGGGATATTATTGAAGATATCGTGTTCGAGAACATCGATATTCTGGAGCATCACGAGCCGCAGACGAATTATATGGGAGCCATGGCCATCAATGCCGGTGATAAAAACACAGTCAGGAATGTACTATACCGGAATATTCGAGTCGAGCCCTTCGAGCTTGGCCGTCTGATCGACCTGAGAGTGGTATGGAACAAGGACTATAATCCCGTCCCCGGACGCCGGATTGAGCATATCTGCTTTGAGAATGTTTCGTATAACGGGAGCAATGCGCATCCGATTCAGATCTACGGTTATGATGACGAACGGACCGCCGATCATGTGAGCTTCAAGCGCCTCAAGGTAAACGGGCAGACGATTCTGCTGCCGGAGCAGGGCTTGCTTGAGGTGAATGAGTATGTGCGGGGGATTTTGTTTGAGGAGTAA
- a CDS encoding extracellular solute-binding protein — protein sequence MKRKQITKTMFVTSMALLLGLSTACSNSNSGSGNSGSEPAKTGNSAATDAPKEIVELKAITMGNEPKSGLDTFYKELDALTEKDLGIRVRFDYIPWGDEKNQISRAIAAKEYDLYVGGAWSDFANFATKNAFADLTPLLEETPDLVEHYKGSLDRVKIDGKVFGIPQYNKPGGGGEGMLYREDLRQKWGLPEISSLETAEQYLYKAKEEYPSTPMLNDKRFGTNIYSQLIASKYYTVAADYAVAAYDDPYKIISIYDTPEYKEAVAKAKQWYDDGIVDHDVLAAQGNATAETLELMKVDQKPLEFNNHFGAVSNNYINQLKEALPDSTYGWYDFLMDNNAPAFLPRMSPSTITMISVGANSQYALQALKLIEKAHTDPTYYNLLAYGVEGENYNLDGEGFINYEGIPTDNIKPAWTGLADGYMALQVKYPGEWKSIYDELQAEGIKRSEAGGTDPYEGFSFDTSSLATELSNLETVKTQYIQPLSVGMTNDIGGDLAKVQKQLKDAGFDAYLAELQKQVDAFKASK from the coding sequence TTGAAGAGAAAGCAAATCACAAAGACAATGTTCGTCACATCCATGGCCTTATTGCTGGGCCTGTCTACAGCCTGCTCAAATTCGAATTCGGGCAGCGGTAACAGCGGAAGTGAGCCTGCTAAGACCGGTAACTCGGCAGCAACGGATGCACCGAAAGAAATCGTTGAATTGAAAGCGATTACGATGGGGAACGAACCGAAAAGCGGACTGGATACCTTTTATAAAGAGCTGGACGCTTTGACTGAAAAGGATCTCGGTATCCGGGTCCGGTTCGACTATATCCCATGGGGCGATGAGAAAAACCAGATCAGCCGCGCTATCGCCGCCAAGGAATATGATCTTTATGTCGGCGGTGCCTGGTCCGATTTTGCCAACTTTGCCACCAAGAACGCTTTCGCCGATCTGACGCCGCTTCTGGAAGAAACGCCCGATCTGGTAGAACACTACAAGGGCTCGCTCGACCGCGTAAAAATCGACGGCAAGGTATTCGGCATTCCGCAATACAACAAGCCGGGCGGCGGCGGGGAAGGTATGCTGTACCGCGAGGACCTGCGCCAGAAATGGGGGCTTCCGGAAATCAGCAGCCTGGAAACAGCCGAGCAGTATCTCTACAAAGCCAAAGAGGAATATCCGTCTACCCCGATGCTGAATGACAAGCGTTTTGGCACAAATATTTACTCCCAGCTGATTGCCAGCAAATACTATACGGTTGCCGCCGATTATGCCGTAGCCGCCTATGATGATCCTTACAAGATAATCAGCATCTATGATACGCCTGAATATAAAGAGGCTGTAGCAAAAGCCAAGCAATGGTATGACGACGGAATCGTCGATCATGACGTGCTTGCCGCACAAGGCAATGCGACTGCCGAAACGCTGGAGCTGATGAAGGTGGATCAGAAGCCGCTCGAATTCAACAATCACTTTGGTGCAGTCAGCAACAACTATATCAACCAGCTGAAAGAGGCGTTGCCGGATTCAACCTATGGCTGGTATGACTTTTTAATGGATAATAATGCCCCGGCCTTCCTGCCAAGAATGTCGCCAAGCACGATTACTATGATCTCAGTAGGCGCTAATTCACAATATGCGCTGCAGGCACTCAAGCTGATTGAGAAGGCGCATACCGATCCTACCTATTATAATTTGCTGGCTTACGGGGTGGAAGGGGAGAACTACAATCTGGATGGTGAAGGCTTCATTAATTATGAAGGCATTCCGACGGACAACATCAAGCCAGCCTGGACCGGGCTGGCTGATGGGTATATGGCGCTTCAGGTCAAATATCCGGGTGAATGGAAAAGCATATATGACGAGCTTCAGGCTGAAGGAATCAAGCGTTCGGAAGCAGGAGGTACAGATCCGTACGAAGGCTTCAGCTTCGACACCAGCTCGCTGGCTACCGAACTGTCCAATCTGGAGACTGTAAAAACCCAATATATCCAGCCGCTTAGCGTAGGGATGACCAATGACATCGGCGGCGATCTGGCAAAAGTACAGAAGCAGCTGAAGGATGCAGGCTTCGATGCTTATCTGGCTGAATTGCAGAAGCAGGTGGATGCATTCAAGGCATCCAAATAA
- a CDS encoding carbohydrate ABC transporter permease, which yields MAVDKHGSKIRKDAGTRIFDVFAVVAVSIGALLCVIPFIIMLSGSFSTESEVVRSGYSIIPKGFTLEAYRVVFTSLGNTIGRAYMVTIYVTAVGTFLGLLCTSMGGYVLSRPDFKHRDKVSFFVYFTTLFSGGLIPTYLVVANVLHLNHSLWSVILGGLMSAFNVFLFRNFIKGIPDALMESARIDGAGDFRIYWQIIIPLTKPAMATIGLFTALGYWNNWFTYSLYLITDKDKWGLQYLLYRMLSRVTDAVKGSDVLIIQQLPSETMKLATAMLVTGPVLLFYPFVQRYFVSGLVVGSVKG from the coding sequence GTGGCTGTTGATAAGCACGGCAGTAAAATCCGCAAGGACGCCGGAACAAGAATATTTGATGTTTTCGCTGTGGTGGCGGTTTCCATCGGTGCCTTGCTCTGCGTGATTCCGTTTATTATTATGCTCTCCGGCTCCTTCAGCACAGAGTCTGAGGTAGTACGGAGCGGATATTCGATTATACCCAAGGGCTTCACTTTGGAGGCCTACCGGGTTGTCTTCACTTCACTGGGCAACACGATCGGCAGAGCCTATATGGTTACGATCTATGTAACGGCGGTAGGAACCTTTCTCGGCCTGCTTTGTACCTCTATGGGGGGGTATGTGCTCTCCCGCCCGGATTTTAAGCACCGGGACAAGGTGTCATTCTTCGTCTACTTTACGACACTGTTCAGCGGCGGCCTGATTCCTACCTATCTCGTTGTAGCCAATGTGCTGCATCTGAATCACTCGCTCTGGTCTGTTATTCTCGGCGGCCTGATGTCTGCGTTCAACGTATTCCTGTTCCGGAACTTCATCAAGGGAATTCCCGATGCGCTGATGGAATCAGCGAGAATCGACGGAGCCGGGGATTTCCGGATCTACTGGCAGATCATCATTCCGCTCACCAAGCCGGCCATGGCGACCATCGGTCTGTTCACGGCACTTGGCTACTGGAACAACTGGTTTACCTACAGCCTCTATCTGATCACAGATAAGGATAAATGGGGGCTGCAATACCTGCTCTACCGGATGCTGTCCAGAGTAACGGATGCAGTCAAGGGCTCAGATGTCCTGATTATCCAGCAGCTGCCCAGTGAAACGATGAAGCTGGCTACGGCGATGCTGGTTACCGGCCCGGTTCTGCTGTTCTATCCGTTTGTGCAGCGCTATTTTGTCAGCGGACTGGTAGTCGGCAGTGTGAAGGGGTAA
- a CDS encoding ABC transporter permease subunit, whose translation MNQVSPAASKALNKKALKRKAKPFADFRAHKTYYFMLIPLFAYFIAFNYLPLAGLYNAFTNYDFSKGLLSPFVGLQNFEFLFKGGADSIIWKLTRNTILYNVAFIILSNVCQIGMAVLLKEIAFKRFVKTSQTLMFMPYFVSMVIIGSIIYNLFNFNYGVLNNMFTSLGMEKFDFYRTPWVWPIIIVVVEIWKSLGYGTVIYLASIMGIDESIYEAAYVDGASKWQRIRYVTLPLLKPTVIILLLFAVGGILKGQFDLFWNIVGNNGLLLNATDIIDTYVYRSLTVNFSINLGTAAGLYQSVFGLLLILTVNAIVRKVDRENSLF comes from the coding sequence ATGAACCAGGTATCACCGGCTGCTTCGAAAGCGCTTAATAAGAAAGCGCTTAAACGGAAAGCTAAGCCATTCGCGGACTTTAGAGCGCACAAAACCTATTATTTTATGCTCATCCCGCTGTTCGCCTATTTTATAGCCTTTAACTACCTGCCACTTGCCGGGCTGTACAATGCATTTACCAATTATGATTTTAGCAAAGGACTTCTGAGCCCGTTCGTCGGCCTGCAGAATTTCGAGTTTCTGTTCAAGGGCGGGGCGGACTCGATTATCTGGAAGCTGACGCGCAATACCATCCTCTACAATGTGGCATTCATCATTCTTAGTAATGTGTGCCAGATCGGGATGGCTGTGCTGCTCAAGGAGATTGCGTTCAAGCGGTTCGTTAAAACCTCGCAGACGCTGATGTTCATGCCTTATTTTGTCTCGATGGTTATTATCGGCTCTATTATCTATAACCTGTTCAATTTTAACTACGGCGTACTCAACAATATGTTCACTTCGCTGGGCATGGAGAAGTTCGATTTCTACCGCACCCCCTGGGTCTGGCCGATCATCATTGTTGTCGTTGAGATCTGGAAGAGCCTGGGCTATGGAACGGTCATTTATCTGGCTTCCATTATGGGGATCGACGAGAGCATTTATGAGGCCGCTTACGTGGACGGAGCTTCCAAATGGCAGCGCATCCGTTATGTCACCCTTCCGCTGCTCAAGCCGACCGTCATTATTCTGCTGCTGTTCGCGGTCGGCGGAATACTGAAGGGACAATTCGATCTATTCTGGAACATCGTCGGCAATAACGGGCTGCTGCTGAACGCGACGGACATCATCGATACTTATGTGTACCGTTCACTGACCGTTAACTTCAGTATTAATCTGGGAACGGCTGCGGGCCTGTATCAATCCGTATTCGGCCTGCTGCTGATCCTGACCGTCAATGCCATTGTCAGAAAAGTAGACCGGGAAAATTCTTTATTCTAG
- a CDS encoding aldo/keto reductase has product MHNVTLNNGVKMPLIGFGVYQIPDAQECENAVYEALMAGYRLIDTAAGYLNEEAVGRAIKRSGIPREELFITTKLWVQDAGYGSAKLAFDKSLKKLQLDYLDLYLIHQPFGDYYGAWRAMEELYREGKSRAIGVSNFLPDRLMDLIVHNEITPAVNQIETHPFYQQAESAAFMKEQGVQHQSWAPFAEGLNNLFGNEVLVSLAAKHNKSVAQVVLRWLVQRGVVVIPKSVRKERIAENINIFDFELRSEDMKQMAALDTRSSLFGSYLDPKIAHMMGNWKVDL; this is encoded by the coding sequence ATGCACAATGTTACATTAAACAATGGTGTAAAAATGCCGCTCATCGGCTTCGGAGTTTACCAGATTCCTGATGCCCAAGAATGCGAGAACGCCGTGTATGAAGCGCTGATGGCCGGTTACCGCTTAATCGATACCGCCGCCGGTTATCTAAATGAGGAAGCGGTAGGCCGCGCGATTAAGCGCAGCGGTATACCGCGTGAGGAGCTGTTCATCACGACCAAGCTCTGGGTTCAGGATGCCGGCTACGGGAGCGCTAAGCTGGCGTTTGATAAATCCCTTAAGAAGCTCCAGCTTGACTATCTTGATCTGTACCTGATTCACCAGCCATTCGGTGATTACTATGGTGCTTGGCGGGCGATGGAAGAACTGTACCGCGAAGGCAAAAGCAGGGCGATCGGGGTCAGCAATTTCCTGCCTGACCGTCTGATGGACCTGATTGTCCATAACGAAATAACACCCGCCGTCAACCAGATCGAGACGCATCCGTTCTACCAGCAGGCAGAGAGTGCAGCTTTTATGAAAGAACAGGGGGTACAGCACCAGTCGTGGGCTCCGTTTGCTGAAGGCCTCAACAACCTATTCGGTAACGAGGTATTGGTCTCGCTGGCAGCAAAACACAATAAGTCTGTCGCCCAAGTCGTATTGCGCTGGCTTGTTCAGCGTGGGGTCGTTGTCATTCCTAAATCAGTCAGAAAAGAGCGTATTGCCGAGAACATTAATATTTTTGATTTTGAGCTCCGTTCAGAGGATATGAAACAAATGGCTGCCCTTGATACACGGTCTAGTCTCTTCGGTTCTTACCTGGATCCGAAAATCGCACATATGATGGGCAATTGGAAAGTCGATCTGTAA
- a CDS encoding MerR family transcriptional regulator: protein MHTVKEAAQITGLTEHAIRFYTDKGLVPSIQRNQNNIRIFDEESINWLHGIKCLKQSGMPIEAIKMYVTLCLEGEATLSQRYALMMEHKEDALAKLEEAKQHIAHLEQKTALYQAILEQRSPDTMNPGNWDKIKHMHSDVFYSPAAHKADHRG from the coding sequence ATGCATACAGTCAAGGAAGCTGCTCAAATAACGGGACTCACTGAACACGCAATACGCTTTTACACGGATAAAGGTTTGGTGCCCAGCATACAGCGAAATCAAAACAATATCCGGATATTTGACGAAGAATCGATTAACTGGCTCCATGGCATCAAATGCCTTAAACAATCCGGGATGCCCATTGAGGCCATCAAAATGTACGTGACTCTCTGCCTTGAAGGAGAAGCAACCCTCTCACAACGCTACGCACTCATGATGGAGCATAAAGAGGACGCACTTGCTAAGCTTGAAGAAGCCAAACAGCATATCGCCCATCTGGAACAAAAAACCGCCTTGTATCAGGCTATTCTGGAGCAACGCTCTCCTGATACAATGAATCCGGGCAACTGGGACAAGATCAAGCATATGCATAGTGACGTGTTTTACTCGCCTGCAGCTCATAAAGCGGATCATAGAGGTTAG
- a CDS encoding aminoglycoside phosphotransferase family protein encodes MTQDEVLQGGNVNLIVRKENTVLRPTGYWSPSVHQLLIHLDKQSFEGAPRFLGIDESNREILTFISGEVPGNDYPDLEPYMWSDETLVGLARLLCRFHDATEGSTLMTKGKWQLSYSDEHCYEVICHNDAALYNVVFQKGIPVALIDFDMAGPGPRMWDIAYTLYTSIPLTSFSPDYFSGKTVGYQTDLHSMERSRRIHLFFESYGTPVPNDLREWIIKRLTTMCDTLRNGAFEGNLAFLKMVDGGHLAHYESEIQFVTDHFKDWI; translated from the coding sequence ATGACTCAGGACGAAGTATTACAGGGCGGAAATGTTAACCTCATTGTCCGTAAGGAGAATACTGTTCTCCGCCCCACTGGTTATTGGAGTCCGTCTGTTCACCAACTACTTATACATCTAGACAAGCAAAGCTTCGAGGGAGCACCAAGATTCCTGGGAATCGATGAATCTAATCGTGAAATATTAACATTCATTTCAGGGGAAGTTCCAGGAAACGATTACCCCGACCTTGAACCTTACATGTGGTCGGATGAAACACTTGTGGGTTTAGCACGCCTTTTATGTCGTTTCCATGATGCAACAGAAGGCTCTACTCTCATGACGAAGGGAAAATGGCAGCTTAGTTATAGTGATGAGCATTGTTACGAAGTGATATGTCATAATGACGCTGCGTTGTACAATGTGGTCTTTCAAAAGGGGATTCCTGTAGCGCTGATTGATTTTGACATGGCTGGACCAGGTCCACGTATGTGGGACATTGCGTACACCCTCTATACATCGATTCCGCTTACGAGCTTCTCGCCTGATTATTTTTCGGGAAAAACGGTAGGGTACCAAACAGATTTACATTCTATGGAGCGCAGTCGACGAATTCATTTGTTTTTTGAATCGTATGGAACCCCCGTGCCTAATGACCTGCGTGAGTGGATTATCAAACGATTGACTACTATGTGCGATACATTGAGAAATGGAGCCTTCGAAGGAAATCTTGCTTTTCTAAAAATGGTTGATGGGGGACACTTGGCTCACTATGAAAGCGAGATTCAATTTGTAACAGATCATTTCAAAGACTGGATATAG
- a CDS encoding YuzF family protein codes for MYPMHHQMPQSIMVYPIDPYVVETLMSVKGKQVVIETTRGGISGCVIDVKPDHVVLDTRGTKFFVRICEIVWIMPE; via the coding sequence ATGTACCCAATGCATCACCAAATGCCGCAATCAATCATGGTCTATCCTATTGATCCCTATGTCGTAGAAACCTTAATGTCCGTAAAGGGTAAGCAGGTGGTAATTGAAACCACTCGCGGAGGTATCAGCGGCTGTGTGATAGATGTAAAACCTGACCATGTTGTATTGGATACCAGAGGCACAAAATTCTTTGTACGCATCTGTGAGATCGTTTGGATCATGCCGGAGTAA